Proteins encoded together in one Hymenobacter monticola window:
- a CDS encoding SusC/RagA family TonB-linked outer membrane protein, whose protein sequence is MNSPRTYLRRHYALPACLTAGMLVFQANAMPAAAQLLAFHQEPQATAPTPTGETVALKTLLSQWEKDHHVTIFYESNLVGSKRVVPQPGVATLESKLAAVLPQADLRFKKLREDYYLIVSKPAPAGSSTNLTTATDANGTNVQDVPVSGRVTQANGEGLPGVTVLVKGTSIGTSTGPDGSFSLNVPEGSVLVFSSVGFGRQEVAVTGAASNLAIVLKDDQQALNEVVVVGYGTQSRQTVTTAITSVNAAAIERQPVAGFDQALQGQAPGVQVTAPSGAPGAGINVRIRGNATIGLNASPLYVIDGIPVLPTYDQELSVGGQRPNPLNAINPNDIESIDVLKDGAAAAIYGLRASNGVVVITTKRGKVGKATVGFNTYFGRQIIRKKLNLLNGKQFAALYNDQQVNRGLSPAFNPDTVRTNTDWQDEVYRPANIQNYQLNVSGGTDKTRYYLAGGYFKQDGISLNSGFDRYTFKLNLDQQLSSRFRAGTSLNLSRTNNNNSTRSENGAGSSGTVLGALASIPTMPVRAADGSYSVNPFGRNFDNPIGNLLESSNKAVIYQVIGNVYGELDVLKNLTLRSTAGIDFRTQLENEFISRDYPGTSAPTTAEADKGSARTGTNQQVIWLQENTLTYRPSLGEQHNLTLLAGESMQVSDRFTSSAGGKGYASNAVPYLNAASVFFKPSSYQDQWGLLSFFGRATYDYDQRYLLSLSLRADGSSRFRDGRKFGYFPAASAGWRVSRESFFPQNKVVSDLKLRGSFGANGNQEFYTYERFSRYGVGYTYPGTSVVAAGTTQSDIGNNDLKWETTYQYNAGLDLGLLDNRLTFTADVYRKHTKDLLLKVDIPLSTGAENRQILQNVGSIQNQGIELGLTTNNVQPLNGFGWTTNFNFTMNRNKVLDLGQTVDDKGKVADRRIESGNGFVLTGQPLGVFYGYQVQGIFQSQAEVDAAAKQSPGNTAPGDIRFRDLNGDGIINPDDRTIIGNPNPKSIAGVTNTFTFKGLELSVFFQGSFGNDIYNQNRETLESMSSPLNQTTRVLNRWTPTNRNTDVPRAIAGDPNGNARYSDRFIEDGSYVRLKNLTLAYNLPTGLIKHAALSSLRLYVTGQNLVTWTRYSGYDPEVSSDPFSTTGQGRDFGVYPQSRTYTVGLNASF, encoded by the coding sequence ATGAATTCACCTCGTACGTACTTGCGCCGGCACTACGCGCTGCCGGCTTGCCTCACGGCCGGCATGCTGGTGTTTCAAGCCAATGCCATGCCGGCGGCGGCCCAACTGCTGGCGTTTCACCAAGAGCCCCAGGCCACGGCCCCCACGCCCACGGGCGAAACCGTGGCCCTGAAAACCCTGCTCAGCCAGTGGGAAAAAGACCACCACGTCACCATTTTCTATGAAAGCAACCTGGTGGGCAGCAAGCGGGTGGTGCCCCAGCCGGGCGTGGCCACGCTGGAAAGCAAGCTGGCCGCCGTGCTGCCCCAGGCCGACCTGCGCTTCAAAAAGCTGCGCGAGGACTACTACCTGATTGTGAGCAAGCCGGCCCCGGCCGGCAGCTCCACCAATTTGACGACCGCCACGGATGCCAACGGCACCAACGTGCAGGACGTGCCCGTATCGGGCCGCGTGACGCAGGCCAACGGCGAAGGCCTGCCCGGCGTGACGGTGCTCGTGAAGGGCACCAGCATTGGCACCAGCACCGGCCCCGACGGCAGCTTCTCGCTGAACGTGCCCGAGGGCAGCGTGCTGGTGTTCAGCTCGGTGGGCTTCGGGCGGCAGGAAGTGGCCGTGACGGGCGCGGCCAGCAACCTGGCCATTGTGCTCAAAGACGACCAGCAGGCCCTGAACGAAGTGGTGGTGGTGGGCTACGGCACCCAGAGCCGCCAGACGGTGACCACGGCCATTACGTCGGTGAACGCGGCGGCCATCGAGCGCCAGCCGGTGGCGGGCTTCGACCAGGCCCTGCAGGGCCAGGCGCCCGGCGTGCAGGTAACGGCCCCGAGCGGGGCGCCCGGCGCGGGCATCAACGTGCGCATTCGCGGCAACGCCACCATTGGCCTGAACGCCTCGCCGCTGTACGTGATTGACGGCATTCCGGTGCTGCCGACGTACGACCAGGAGCTGTCGGTGGGCGGCCAGCGGCCCAACCCACTCAACGCCATCAACCCCAACGACATCGAAAGCATCGACGTGCTGAAGGACGGCGCGGCGGCGGCCATCTACGGCCTGCGCGCTTCCAACGGCGTGGTGGTGATAACGACCAAGCGCGGCAAGGTGGGCAAAGCCACGGTGGGCTTTAACACCTACTTCGGCCGCCAGATTATTCGCAAAAAGCTGAATTTGCTGAACGGCAAGCAATTTGCCGCCCTCTACAACGACCAGCAGGTGAACAGGGGCCTGTCGCCGGCCTTCAACCCGGACACGGTGCGCACCAACACCGACTGGCAGGACGAGGTGTACCGCCCGGCCAACATTCAGAACTACCAGCTGAACGTGAGCGGCGGCACCGACAAAACCCGCTACTACCTGGCCGGCGGCTACTTCAAGCAGGACGGCATCAGCCTGAACTCGGGCTTCGACCGCTACACCTTCAAGCTCAACCTCGACCAGCAGCTGAGCAGCCGCTTCCGGGCCGGCACCAGCCTCAACCTGAGCCGCACCAACAACAACAACAGCACGCGCAGCGAAAACGGCGCGGGCAGCTCGGGCACGGTGTTGGGCGCGCTGGCCTCGATTCCGACCATGCCGGTGCGCGCCGCCGACGGCTCTTATTCGGTGAACCCCTTCGGGCGCAACTTCGACAACCCCATTGGCAACCTACTGGAAAGCAGCAACAAGGCCGTTATCTACCAGGTCATCGGCAACGTGTACGGCGAGCTGGACGTGCTGAAAAACCTGACTTTGCGCTCGACGGCCGGCATCGACTTCCGCACGCAGCTGGAGAACGAGTTCATCAGCCGCGACTACCCCGGCACGTCGGCCCCCACCACGGCCGAGGCCGACAAAGGCTCGGCCCGCACCGGCACCAACCAGCAGGTAATCTGGCTGCAGGAAAACACCCTCACCTACCGCCCCAGCCTGGGCGAGCAGCACAACCTGACGCTGCTGGCCGGCGAGTCGATGCAGGTATCGGACCGGTTCACGTCGAGCGCCGGCGGCAAGGGCTACGCCTCCAACGCCGTGCCTTATCTGAACGCTGCCTCGGTGTTCTTCAAGCCCAGCAGCTACCAGGACCAATGGGGCCTGCTCAGCTTCTTCGGCCGCGCCACCTACGACTACGACCAGCGCTACCTGCTCTCGCTGAGCTTGCGGGCCGACGGGTCGAGCCGCTTCCGCGACGGCCGCAAGTTCGGCTACTTCCCGGCCGCCAGCGCGGGCTGGCGCGTGTCGCGGGAGTCGTTCTTCCCGCAGAACAAGGTGGTGTCGGACCTGAAGCTGCGCGGCAGCTTCGGGGCCAACGGCAACCAGGAGTTCTACACCTATGAGCGGTTTTCGCGCTACGGCGTGGGCTACACCTACCCCGGCACGAGCGTGGTGGCCGCGGGCACCACGCAGAGCGACATCGGCAACAACGACCTGAAGTGGGAAACCACCTACCAGTACAACGCGGGCCTAGACCTGGGCCTGCTGGACAACCGCCTCACCTTCACGGCCGATGTGTACCGCAAGCACACCAAGGACCTGCTGCTGAAAGTGGACATTCCGCTGAGCACCGGGGCCGAAAACCGGCAGATTCTGCAGAACGTGGGCAGCATCCAGAACCAGGGCATCGAGCTGGGCCTGACCACCAATAATGTGCAGCCGCTAAATGGTTTTGGCTGGACCACGAACTTCAACTTCACCATGAACCGCAACAAGGTGCTGGACCTGGGCCAGACCGTGGACGACAAGGGCAAGGTCGCTGACCGCCGCATCGAGTCCGGCAACGGCTTCGTGCTCACGGGCCAGCCGCTGGGCGTGTTCTACGGCTACCAGGTGCAGGGCATCTTCCAGAGCCAGGCCGAAGTGGACGCCGCCGCCAAGCAGAGCCCCGGCAACACCGCCCCCGGCGACATCCGCTTCCGCGACCTCAACGGCGACGGCATCATCAACCCCGACGACCGCACCATCATCGGCAACCCCAACCCGAAATCGATTGCCGGCGTGACCAACACGTTCACCTTCAAAGGCCTGGAGCTGAGCGTGTTCTTTCAGGGCAGCTTCGGCAACGACATCTACAACCAGAACCGCGAAACGCTGGAAAGCATGTCGAGCCCGCTGAACCAGACCACCCGCGTGCTCAACCGCTGGACGCCCACCAACCGCAACACCGACGTGCCGCGCGCCATTGCCGGCGACCCCAACGGCAACGCCCGCTACTCGGACCGTTTCATCGAGGACGGCTCCTACGTGCGCCTCAAAAACCTGACGCTGGCCTACAACCTGCCCACCGGCCTCATCAAGCACGCCGCCCTGAGCAGCCTGCGCCTGTACGTGACCGGCCAGAACCTGGTGACCTGGACCCGCTACTCGGGCTACGACCCGGAGGTGAGCTCCGACCCCTTCTCCACCACCGGCCAGGGCCGCGACTTTGGCGTGTACCCGCAGTCGCGCACCTACACCGTGGGCTTGAATGCCTCTTTCTAA
- a CDS encoding FecR family protein has translation MSGLTTPAETAAVQAWLADPANQAQAQAWMRRHWDRLAATPEAQQPAVEEPDYDALLNTLHLKLGLGEPARYVAPAAPRWRQWAAAAALAGTVAGGGWLLYSQRPVAPREVATAYGQVNTIKLPDGSEATLNGHSTLRYANAWAANQPREVWLDGEGYFSVKHQPNNQRFVVHTRAGFAVEVLGTKFTVYRRRDQARVVLLSGKVRVDFDDQQRPDVILKPGELLETRDAQPLAAVHKAVRTAPYAAWKDAQLVLDETSMAELATRLQDTYGVEVVVSNPELAQRRMTGTVPVGDLDVLLQALQETFHLRATREAGRIVLADNTVPTK, from the coding sequence GTGTCCGGGCTCACCACGCCGGCCGAAACGGCCGCCGTGCAAGCCTGGCTGGCCGACCCCGCCAACCAGGCCCAGGCACAGGCCTGGATGCGCCGGCACTGGGACCGCCTGGCCGCCACCCCCGAGGCCCAGCAGCCCGCCGTGGAAGAGCCCGACTACGACGCCCTGCTGAACACCCTGCACCTGAAGCTGGGCCTAGGCGAGCCGGCGCGCTACGTGGCCCCGGCCGCGCCGCGCTGGCGGCAGTGGGCGGCCGCGGCGGCCCTGGCCGGCACCGTGGCCGGGGGCGGCTGGCTGCTGTATTCGCAGCGCCCGGTGGCCCCACGGGAGGTGGCCACGGCCTACGGGCAGGTCAATACCATTAAACTGCCCGACGGCTCGGAGGCCACCCTGAACGGCCACTCCACGCTGCGCTACGCCAACGCCTGGGCCGCCAACCAGCCGCGCGAGGTGTGGCTGGATGGGGAAGGCTACTTCTCGGTGAAGCACCAGCCCAACAACCAGCGCTTTGTGGTACACACCCGCGCCGGCTTCGCGGTGGAGGTGCTGGGCACCAAGTTCACCGTGTATCGCCGCCGCGACCAGGCCCGCGTGGTGCTGCTCTCGGGCAAGGTGCGGGTGGATTTCGACGACCAGCAGCGGCCCGACGTGATTTTGAAGCCCGGCGAGCTGCTCGAAACCCGCGACGCCCAGCCGCTGGCCGCCGTGCACAAGGCCGTGCGCACCGCCCCCTACGCCGCCTGGAAGGACGCCCAGCTGGTGCTCGACGAAACCTCCATGGCCGAGCTGGCCACCCGCTTGCAAGACACCTATGGCGTGGAAGTGGTGGTGAGCAACCCGGAACTGGCCCAGCGCCGCATGACCGGCACCGTGCCCGTGGGCGACCTCGACGTGCTGCTGCAAGCCCTGCAGGAAACCTTCCACCTCCGCGCCACGCGCGAGGCGGGCCGCATCGTGCTGGCAGACAATACTGTGCCCACCAAATAA
- a CDS encoding RNA polymerase sigma-70 factor produces the protein MKIARDFSELDCLHRLKQDDERAFDALFGHYSALVYRFAYGYLKARPDAEEIVQECFLKIWERRQQLRDDMPLKAYLFTTAHHAILNLLRRRQQHLRFQTYTAGLEPGQVGNEADYAALETLYQAALEQLPPKRREIFVLSRQQGLSYPEIAAQLNLSVKTVEAQMGHALKFLRGYFQSHGESIFVVALWLALASA, from the coding sequence GTGAAAATAGCACGCGACTTTTCCGAGCTGGACTGCCTGCATCGACTCAAACAAGACGATGAGCGGGCGTTTGATGCCCTGTTCGGCCACTACAGCGCGTTGGTGTACCGCTTCGCCTACGGCTACCTCAAGGCCCGCCCCGATGCCGAAGAGATTGTGCAGGAGTGCTTCCTGAAAATCTGGGAGCGCCGCCAGCAGCTGCGCGACGACATGCCCCTGAAGGCCTACTTGTTCACCACGGCGCACCACGCCATCCTCAACCTGCTGCGCCGCCGCCAGCAGCACCTGCGCTTCCAGACCTACACGGCGGGCCTGGAGCCCGGCCAGGTGGGCAACGAGGCCGACTACGCGGCCCTCGAAACCCTCTACCAGGCGGCCCTGGAGCAGCTGCCGCCCAAGCGGCGCGAGATTTTCGTGCTCAGCCGGCAGCAGGGCCTCTCCTACCCCGAGATTGCCGCCCAGCTCAACCTCTCGGTGAAAACCGTGGAAGCGCAGATGGGTCACGCCCTGAAATTCCTACGCGGCTACTTTCAGTCGCACGGCGAGAGCATTTTCGTCGTGGCGCTGTGGCTGGCCTTGGCCAGCGCTTAG
- a CDS encoding GDSL-type esterase/lipase family protein — protein sequence MKKPLILLALCGLALGSARAQTVRSVLADFGTNDGTNGNITPSPDVNGNYWNNILNNTGVTDTFRLVDKVNQPTGIKLKVGANFLTNGIVTGGLLAPSAALLGEYAIATATQDYFFVQGTGSTSLGTLRLSGLDPSKRYVFHLFGSRSSTAETRVSQYRLTGANQSTVTLTTTGANVGAINYAGNNNTLAHSDTLSADASGAITLELSKTVGMYAYLNLMRMDIVPGRAVPAPNYTFQNPGFELGNLNFWTTVARGAGATATVATAQKHGGTYAARLAGGSLGLEQQISYRAQAGVSTYRLNGFFYHAAADALRGAQSAHIQLLYYDQNQALLGRFKSDSVTVNSTSGTWIRLSAVGAVPTGTAFVKAAAVWRNAAGTAAGSVYFDDLALEPYVAINPFKLTFIGSSVPFGVGATNNRGYTTLYSELLTQRSTAGLGGPWATANVSVPGNNTIDVTNRFDNDVLPQNGKYVMIGLALGNEGILTGGQPIFDQFRTNLVQLIRHARANGLVPIVNNGYTRNDYTATQYTFTRQMNALIHGWNVPSVNLLGAVDDGNGRWATGYWFDALHPNDLGHAEMARTIVPSLLDALNANKALPTRRASNGVTFVRPTTGTTANVIRFVPEAVVHPFTTAIRFKTTGAGRLVEIRDSAGIAAGNIRVDANGVVTYQSAKGQTITGSVPVNNNRWHKLVLTHYYARGATMLYVDSVREGTVQERLRPTRLDIGGAAAPGRVQFRDWLFYRSGMNQDEVWALAADSLLKSSLEIYAPLDGRRVATTDSLANLAQSLNTLARVATPLAARESATAAQISLYPNPTAGLITIAGPAALEGRPAVVYDVLGKAVLTARLRGGQLNLAALAPGVYSLVLDTREGLVHKRIVRAQE from the coding sequence ATGAAAAAACCACTAATCCTTCTGGCCCTTTGCGGGCTGGCGCTGGGCTCGGCGCGGGCGCAGACGGTGCGCTCGGTGCTGGCCGATTTCGGGACCAACGACGGTACCAACGGCAACATCACGCCCAGCCCCGACGTGAACGGCAACTACTGGAACAACATCCTGAACAACACCGGCGTGACCGATACCTTCCGGCTGGTGGACAAGGTGAACCAGCCCACCGGCATCAAGCTGAAGGTGGGGGCCAACTTCCTCACCAACGGCATCGTGACCGGCGGGCTGCTGGCCCCCAGCGCGGCGCTGCTGGGCGAATACGCCATTGCCACGGCCACCCAGGACTACTTCTTTGTGCAGGGCACGGGCAGCACCAGCCTCGGCACCCTCCGCCTGAGCGGCCTCGACCCCAGCAAGCGCTACGTGTTCCACCTGTTCGGCAGCCGTAGCTCCACGGCCGAAACGCGGGTGAGCCAGTACCGCCTCACCGGCGCCAACCAAAGCACGGTGACCCTGACCACCACCGGCGCCAACGTGGGTGCCATCAATTACGCCGGCAACAACAACACCCTGGCCCATTCCGACACGCTCTCGGCCGATGCCAGCGGGGCCATCACGCTGGAATTGAGCAAGACCGTGGGCATGTACGCCTACCTCAATTTGATGCGGATGGACATTGTGCCCGGCCGCGCCGTACCCGCGCCGAACTACACGTTCCAGAACCCCGGCTTCGAGCTGGGCAACCTGAACTTCTGGACCACCGTGGCGCGCGGCGCCGGCGCCACTGCTACCGTGGCCACCGCCCAGAAGCACGGCGGCACCTACGCCGCCAGGCTGGCCGGCGGCAGCCTGGGCCTGGAGCAGCAAATCAGCTACCGCGCCCAGGCGGGCGTGAGCACCTACCGCCTCAACGGCTTCTTCTACCACGCGGCGGCCGACGCGCTGCGCGGCGCGCAATCGGCGCACATACAATTGCTTTATTATGACCAGAACCAGGCGCTGCTGGGCCGCTTCAAATCCGATTCGGTGACGGTAAATTCCACTTCCGGCACCTGGATTCGGCTGTCGGCCGTGGGGGCAGTGCCGACGGGCACGGCCTTCGTGAAGGCGGCGGCCGTGTGGCGCAATGCCGCGGGCACCGCCGCCGGCAGCGTGTATTTTGATGATTTGGCGCTGGAGCCTTACGTGGCCATCAATCCCTTTAAGCTCACGTTTATTGGCTCGTCGGTGCCGTTTGGGGTGGGCGCTACCAACAACCGGGGCTACACCACGCTGTACTCGGAGCTGCTGACGCAGCGCAGCACCGCCGGCCTGGGCGGGCCCTGGGCCACGGCCAACGTGAGCGTGCCCGGCAACAACACCATCGACGTGACCAACCGCTTCGACAACGACGTGCTGCCCCAGAACGGCAAGTACGTGATGATTGGCCTGGCCCTGGGCAACGAAGGCATCCTCACCGGCGGGCAGCCCATCTTCGACCAGTTCCGCACCAACCTGGTCCAACTCATCCGCCACGCCCGGGCCAACGGGCTGGTGCCCATCGTCAACAACGGCTACACCCGCAACGACTACACGGCCACGCAATACACCTTCACCCGCCAGATGAACGCCCTGATTCACGGCTGGAACGTGCCCAGCGTAAACCTGCTGGGCGCCGTGGACGACGGCAACGGCCGCTGGGCCACCGGCTACTGGTTTGATGCGCTGCACCCCAACGACCTCGGCCACGCCGAAATGGCCCGCACCATCGTGCCTTCGCTGCTCGATGCCCTGAACGCCAACAAGGCCCTGCCCACCCGCCGCGCCAGCAACGGCGTCACCTTCGTGCGCCCCACCACCGGCACCACCGCCAACGTCATCCGCTTCGTGCCCGAAGCCGTGGTGCATCCCTTCACCACGGCCATCCGGTTCAAAACCACCGGCGCCGGCCGCCTCGTGGAAATCCGCGACAGCGCGGGCATTGCCGCGGGCAACATCCGCGTCGACGCCAATGGCGTAGTGACCTACCAATCGGCCAAGGGCCAGACCATTACGGGCTCGGTGCCCGTGAATAACAACCGCTGGCACAAGCTGGTGCTCACGCACTACTACGCCCGCGGCGCCACCATGCTTTATGTAGACAGCGTGCGCGAAGGCACGGTGCAGGAGCGCCTGCGCCCCACCCGCCTCGACATCGGCGGGGCGGCCGCGCCCGGCCGCGTGCAGTTCCGCGACTGGCTGTTCTACCGCTCGGGCATGAACCAGGACGAAGTGTGGGCCCTGGCCGCCGACTCGCTGCTGAAATCGAGCCTGGAAATCTACGCTCCGCTCGACGGCCGCCGCGTGGCGACTACAGACTCCCTCGCCAACCTGGCCCAGAGCCTGAACACCCTGGCCCGCGTGGCCACACCCCTGGCCGCGCGCGAAAGTGCCACGGCCGCCCAAATCAGCCTCTACCCCAACCCCACGGCCGGCCTCATCACCATTGCCGGCCCCGCGGCGCTGGAGGGCCGCCCGGCCGTGGTGTACGACGTGCTGGGCAAGGCCGTCCTCACCGCCCGGCTCCGGGGCGGACAGCTCAACCTGGCGGCGCTGGCGCCCGGCGTATATTCGCTGGTGCTTGACACCCGCGAAGGACTGGTCCACAAGCGCATTGTACGTGCACAGGAATAG